In Oreochromis niloticus isolate F11D_XX linkage group LG5, O_niloticus_UMD_NMBU, whole genome shotgun sequence, a single window of DNA contains:
- the wnk2 gene encoding serine/threonine-protein kinase WNK2 isoform X3 — translation MDSVDSSKDPPLGSTFSSAPNLDSDINANACRPVYENGTDHNVNIQNTALRGASDPSSYPSTDYQVPVRHRFIRRSQWMSDSEEPPVDTPEFVNSSPALNIDLRTIVDRSRARVLHATRLQETSSTECQVGLKDRATESVNADDEKAGRTESEPKAEVVPSDVTGKAGSDENEEEPGMKAVATSPGGRFLKFDIELGRGSFKTVYKGLDTDTWVEVAWCELQERKLSKAERQRFKEEAEMLKALQHPNIVRFYDFWESPVKGKKCIVLVTELMTSGTLKTYLKRFKVMKPKVLRSWCRQILKGLHFLHTRTPPIIHRDLKCDNIFITGPTGSVKIGDLGLATLKRASFAKSVIGTPEFMAPEMYEEHYDEAVDVYAFGMCMLEMATSEYPYSECQNAAQIYRKVTSGVKPASYSKVRDPEVKEIIGECICHRWEERYSIKDLLNHAFFAEDTGVRVELNEEDDGKKTSIALKLWVEEPKKLKGKYKDTGAIEFTFDLVHEVPEVVAQEMVDSGFFLDCDVKIVGKSIRDRVALIKWRRERTVSPNGNSETPVKKTQQNLLQVPSTGMPQGATLATTDYEDQESEQQTLICTVPAATSTTSDSGVSSTMQLDELNNQQNGPYQSLQEPVTTTQIIYSPPAQTDPQLHQGPYQQSTAQAAHDSYAHGSAQVHQGAYQQTAGQLHPGTFQQPAAQLHQGPYQCQTTVSAPATPAAAANQSRQCFPAAGPTLQTQITAQPNQEQLLSAEQPASHLSPPDTSTSFPHLVSSAPSPLLPLQISMQFSSPYAVIQTGGHKPPPVSPATLPSVYSSSESTMSSTYYSHSPHRPSLPLIPLSAMPSLSTLGSPQTPLSTPQHVPSVAFPLPFFAMSVSSAVPQQQGSPSTSQPNLSFHSTHPLPLSQVQPTPYPAPNPEHGLAEQPVQIQSLTPHGILGDFQHLGAVHSVLPTVQTSLWGRVTDSETSGAGLDLAVAPTISAPVPAPASIPIPAKVDTQPPAQSPAVVGPQNQLQVPVSAQAAAMPQTTTLLKSPTSIPMQVPTAVQAAVSTPAQALVSASGPILEQTEISSLSSDILSAKPQISVPGLVSGPNTVTLPASVQSAAPVPAPASVTTSVPAPVLQPPGTQTTVSVPECSSLPATQQTADMASASSTPQQDPCAEEVLREKPISLPSYEFDSLKSDMPSGKETSDGYESFASVGKGDGKPRKHHRKSARTRSRQEKTSKPKLSMLNVCNTGDKMVECQLETHNHKMVTFKFDLDGDAPEEIATYMVENGFILMLEKEIFIDQLKDIVDKAEDMLNEDMEGERDTALSCSPLQVQPFEVLVGESQQPGGSQPVYQQNVLHTGKRWFIICPVEEIPTSSQETPSDGTTTQSPGSSAATHPADSTTAKPSREEGSSSTMSGGSGGFSYDVYGFCSPPIMSNTDPLLLATLSPPVSAPPTLQSVPSVEPAGSSVQHSMQAQTARAQTSSPHAAFPVEDSQGSPLGSISPIHASQKFPEMTCPVSIADDVPCCPLVMPLSLDVSTSQVGSPLTLPLQEPGSVKEAPSVSYAPSARSERPQQPVVLHQPFATVGGTKVSSLPQSPAPSQHGAGPSESDGEGRLGRSGFVDSTIKTLDEKLRNLLYQEYAPMYPSGSAAETPGSGTEYIQSPPGPDSATGGSGNSTPGPIGEGRYRGGEQLPQIPERMDSLSALSDSAVCASLSRRHVPHSASCSGARGRFKITPVPPEVANRRDVKQRSWSSAASPAHPVGYIRDHGQLDAMATSTTIGRFSVVSTEDDITQRTRCSRYSAPPDFYLDTPPSNAKRGSLPRAMTSVPVDVTVHARFLSSDSGAESSPAKLTPATPSQHSRSERRGSDLMKRAVAFLRRSGRSSSVQSSDSPSRHGGVHGSAYGSSDNDSEMEDSDIKRELQRLREKHLKEISELQAHQRGEVELLYRRLGKVPPPGLGVAAPHGSRRKRSSKHRLKPGKLLSPLVQQFRNVTTKTGDSSRSSTAAGTGDNTVSLNGSPAKGSFPTHSRARSCTSHLPSSTSEPVQTQQPCSLKGSLSSDNIYAGLHGDGTGTQVPPGQGWSNYPQPSERVTYKSSTKPRARFLSGPVSLSIWATLKRLCLGKERGSRSGASAGASNQSQQLPGGVTPPPHQPVIGLAQAQANNSNNKTGTYSSTSTSAHDSNLPEDLQRLMDDWAQEVLIVTHRPRTNSLSITRPQLWDQDPLQTSEHLARASDLLPWTAPGPEACSLPLSWPDGPGSTMIATPPAGAHPSYQHHSPAPFRALPSPLSISQWPGFFFPLPSGVFAFPAVASAQDTHSSIPAPSYQPTDPKARTL, via the exons ATGGATTCGGTGGATTCAAGCAAAGATCCGCCACTGGGATCCACGTTTTCCTCAGCACCTAATCTGGACTCGGACATTAATGCAAATGCTTGCAGGCCTGTGTATGAGAATGGTACAGACCACAATGTCAACATACAAAACACAGCCCTGCGTGGAGCAAGTGACCCCAGCTCATACCCCTCCACAGACTACCAGGTGCCGGTCCGCCACAGGTTTATTCGGCGGAGTCAGTGGATGTCAGACTCCGAAGAGCCGCCGGTGGACACACCGGAGTTCGTCAACAGCAGCCCGGCACTCAACATCGACCTGCGAACCATCGTTGACCGGAGTCGGGCGCGGGTTCTGCACGCGACCCGCCTACAGGAGACCTCGAGCACGGAGTGCCAGGTGGGCCTGAAAGACAGGGCCACAGAGAGCGTGAACGCGGACGACGAGAAGGCAGGCAGGACCGAAAGCGAACCCAAGGCAGAGGTCGTGCCCTCCGATGTCACAGGTAAAGCAGGAAGTGACGAAAACGAAGAGGAGCCCGGAATGAAGGCCGTAGCCACCTCGCCTGGAGGGCGCTTCCTCAAGTTTGACATCGAGCTGGGGAGAGGGTCTTTCAAAACTGTCTATAAAGGTCTCGACACCGACACCTGGGTCGAAGTGGCCTGGTGTGAGCTTCAG GAACGGAAACTGTCCaaagcagagagacagagattcaAAGAGGAAGCAGAAATGCTAAAGGCTCTCCAGCATCCCAACATTGTGCGATTTTATGACTTCTGGGAATCACCCGTCAAAGGGAAAAAGTGTATTGTTCTGGTGACAGAGCTGATGACCTCAGGGACACTAAAAAC GTATCTGAAGCGCTTTAAGGTCATGAAGCCTAAAGTTCTTAGAAGCTGGTGCAGACAAATTCTCAAAGGCCTCCACTTCCTCCACACTAGAACTCCTCCGATCATCCACAGAGACCTTAAGTGTGACAACATCTTCATCACTGGTCCTACGGGCTCTGTCAAAATCGGAGACCTGGGCCTGGCGACTCTAAAGAGAGCCTCTTTTGCTAAAAGTGTTATTG GCACTCCAGAGTTCATGGCTCCAGAGATGTATGAGGAGCACTATGACGAGGCTGTGGATGTCTACGCCTTTGGGATGTGTATGCTGGAGATGGCAACATCTGAATATCCCTACTCCGAATGTCAAAATGCTGCTCAGATCTACCGCAAAGTGACCAGC GGGGTGAAACCTGCCAGCTACAGCAAAGTCCGCGACCCAGAAGTTAAGGAAATAATCGGGGAGTGCATCTGTCACAGATGGGAAGAAAG GTACTCCATCAAGGACCTCCTGAATCACGCCTTCTTTGCAGAGGACACGGGTGTGAGGGTGGAGCTcaatgaagaagatgatgggAAAAAAACATCCATTGCTCTAAAGCTGTGGGTCGAAGAGCCTAAAAAACTGAAGGGGAAATACAAAGACACTGGTGCCATTGAGTTTACCTTTGACTTGGTGCATGAGGTCCCAGAAGTTGTTGCCCAAGAAATG GTGGATTCAGGTTTCTTCCTAGATTGTGATGTGAAGATCGTTGGGAAGTCCATCAGAGATCGTGTAGCTCTAATCAAATGGAGGAGGGAGCGGACTGTCTCACCAAATGGAAACAGCGAGACACCTGTGAAGAAAACTCAGCAGAACCTCCTGCAGGTTCCCAGTACAGGGATGCCACAGGGAGCTACATTAGCCACTACAGATTATGAAGACCAAGAGTCAGAGCAGCAGACTCTGATCTGCACCGTCCCTGCTGCCACATCTACCACAT CTGACAGTGGAGTGAGCTCCACCATGCAATTAGATGAGCTAAACAATCAGCAGAATGGCCCCTACCAATCACTTCAAGAGCCTGTTACCACAACTCAGATTATCTACAGTCCTCCTGCACAGACTGACCCTCAGCTGCACCAGGGGCCCTACCAGCAGTCCACTGCACAGGCCGCACATGACAGCTACGCACACGGATCTGCACAGGTACACCAAGGAGCGTACCAGCAAACCGCAGGCCAACTGCACCCTGGGACCTTTCAACAACCTGCAGCACAACTGCACCAGGGGCCTTATCAGTGTCAAACA acagTTTCTGCTCCAGCTACGCCAGCCGCTGCCGCTAACCAGAGCAGACAGTGCTTTCCAGCTGCAGGCCCAACTCTACAGACACAGATCACTGCCCAGCCCAACCAGGAGCAG CTGTTATCTGCAGAGCAGCCTGCTTCCCACCTGAGTCCTCCTGACACCTCTACCAGTTTTCCACACTTAGTCTCCAGTGCTCCTTCCCCACTTCTACCCCTGCAGATCAGCATGCAG TTTTCCTCACCATATGCAGTTATTCAAACAGGGGGCCACAAGCCTCCCCCCGTCTCCCCAGCTACTCTGCCATCTGTCTACAGCAGCAGTGAATCCACTATGTCTAGCACGTATTACTCACATTCACCCCACCGTCCCTCTCTGCCTCTGATTCCTCTTTCTGCCATGCCATCTCTGTCTACTCTTGGTAGTCCTCAGACTCCTCTGTCCACACCTCAGCATGTACCCAGTGTGGCGTTCCCCCTCCCGTTTTTTGCCATGTCCGTGTCCTCAGCAGTGCCACAGCAGCAGGGCAGCCCCTCCACATCTCAACCAAACCTAAGTTTCCATTCCACCCATCCCTTACCTCTCTCTCAGGTACAACCCACCCCATACCCTGCCCCCAATCCTGAGCACGGTCTGGCTGAGCAGCCTGTCCAG aTACAGTCACTCACTCCACATGGCATTCTGGGAGACTTTCAGCATTTGGGTGCGGTTCACTCAGTTTTGCCTACTGTTCAGACTTCTCTCTGGGGAAGGGTAACAGATTCAGAAACTAGTGGAGCTGGCCTTGATTTAGCAGTAGCTCCTACAATTTCAGCCCCAGTCCCAGCCCCAGCGTCAATCCCAATCCCAGCTAAAGTTGATACTCAACCTCCAGCACAAAGTCCGGCTGTGGTGGGACCACAAAACCAACTTCAAGTCCCAGTATCAGCTCAGGCCGCAGCTATGCCTCAAACCACAACCCTTCTTAAATCCCCCACTTCAATCCCAATGCAAGTTCCAACAGCAGTTCAAGCTGCAGTCTCAACCCCAGCTCAAGCACTAGTATCAGCATCAGGTCCCATTTTGGAGCAAACAGAAATCTCCTCTTTGAGCTCAGATATACTTTCAGCCAAACCCCAAATTTCAGTCCCAGGCTTGGTTTCGGGCCCAAACACCGTCACCCTGCCAGCATCAGTTCAGTCTGCAGCTCCTGTTcctgctccagcttctgtcACAACTTCAGTCCCAGCTCCAGTTCTGCAGCCTCCTGGCACCCAGACAACAGTCTCAGTACCCGAGTGTTCCAGCCTGCCTGCAACTCAGCAAACTGCAGACATGGCATCTGCATCCAGCACCCCTCAACAAGATCCCTGTGCAGAG GAGGTGCTTCGGGAAAAACCAATATCTTTACCCAGTTATGAATTTGACAG TCTCAAGTCTGATATGCCATCTGGTAAGGAAACAAGTGATGGCTATGAAAGCTTTGCTAGTGTGGGAAAGGGAGATGGGAAACCGAGGAAGCATCACCGCAAGTCTGCCCGCACACGTTCCAGGCAGGAAAAGACCAGCAAACCGAAACTGAGCATGCTCAAT GTTTGCAACACTGGTGATAAAATGGTCGAATGCCAGCTGGAGACTCACAACCACAAAATGGTGACATTTAAATTTGATCTGGATGGAGATGCTCCCGAGGAAATCGCTACTTACATG GTAGAGAACGGCTTCATCTTGATGTTAGAGAAGGAGATCTTTATTGACCAGCTGAAGGATATTGTGGATAAAGCTGAAGACATGCTGAATGAAGACATGGAGGGTGAAAGGGACACAGCTTTGAGTTGCAGTCCTTTACAAGTCCAGCCATTTGAAGTGCTAGTAGGAGAG AGTCAGCAGCCTGGAGGATCTCAACCAGTCTATCAGCAAAATG TTCTTCATACAGGAAAGAGATGGTTCATAATCTGCCCTGTAGAGGAGATACCCACATCCAGTCAGGAGACCCCCTCTGACGGGACAACTACGCAGTCACCTGGGAGCTCAGCTGCTACCCACCCTGCTGACAGCACCACTGCAAAGCCCTCCAGAG AAGAGGGTTCATCTTCCACAATGTCTGGGGGAAGCGGAGGCTTTTCTTATGACGTGTACGGATTCTGCAGTCCTCCAATAATGTCCAACACAGACCCGCTCCTCTTGGCCACCCTGTCACCTCCTGTGTCTGCACCCCCGACTCTCCAGTCAGTGCCATCAGTGGAGCCAGCAGGCAGTTCAGTGCAACACAGCATGCAAGCCCAGACAGCCAGAGCGCAAACATCATCCCCGCATGCTGCTTTCCCTGTGGAAGATTCACAGGGATCCCCTCTCGGCTCCATCTCACCAATCCATGCATCTCAGAAGTTCCCTGAAATGACATGCCCAGTTTCTATTGCTGACGACGTACCCTGCTGCCCTCTGGTCATGCCCCTCTCTCTCGATGTGAGCACTTCACAGGTTGGATCTCCGCTTACTCTTCCGCTCCAGGAGCCAGGATCGGTCAAAGAGGCACCGTCTGTCTCCTACGCCCCCTCAGCACGGAGCGAGCGACCACAGCAGCCTGTGGTGCTGCATCAGCCTTTTGCCACTGTTGGAGGGACCAAAGTGTCTTCACTACCACAGAGTCCAGCACCATCCCAGCATGGTGCAGGCCCCAGTGAGTCTGATGGTGAAGGAAGACTGGGTCGTAGCGGGTTTGTGGACAGCACCATTAAAACCCTGGATGAGAAATTACGGAATTTGCTCTACCAGGAATATGCTCCCATGTATCCATCAGGCAGCGCTGCAGAGACACCAGGGTCTGGCACAGAGTACATCCAGTCTCCTCCTGGTCCAGACAGCGCCACAGGAGGCTCAGGGAACAGCACCCCAGGGCCAATAGGGGAGGGACGCTACAGGGGAGGAGAACAGCTG CCTCAAATTCCAGAGAGAATGGACAGTTTGAGCGCACTGAGTGATTCAGCTGTGTGTG CGTCCCTGTCGAGAAGACACGTTCCTCACTCTGCTTCATGCTCTGGAGCAAGAGGTCGATTTAAG ATCACTCCTGTTCCCCCTGAAGTGGCCAACAGACGAGATGTGAAGCAAAGGAGCTGGAGCAGCGCTGCCTCACCGGCGCACCCTGTGGGATACATTAGGGACCATGGTCAGCTTGATGCCATGGCTACCTCCACCACAATTGGCCGTTTCTCTGTGGTGAGCACTGAagatgacatcacacagaggACACGTTGTAGCCGTTACTCTGCCCCGCCAGATTTCTATCTGGACACGCCTCCTTCTAACGCCAAGCGGGGCTCTTTGCCTCGTGCAATGACATCCGTCCCTGTGGATGTCACGGTGCACGCTCGCTTCCTCTCCTCAGATTCAGGGGCGGAGAGCAGCCCTGCAAAGCTGACTCCTGCCACTCCGTCGCAACACTCCCGCTCCGAGCGCAGAGGAAGTGACCTCATGAAAAGGGCAGTGGCCTTTCTCCGTCGTTCTGGTCGCAGCAGCAGCGTGCAGAGCTCTGACTCACCGAGCAGGCATGGAGGGGTGCACGGCTCTGCCTATGGCAGCAGCGATAATGACTCCGAGATGGAGGACTCAGACATAAAGAGAGAACTACAGAGACTCAGGGAGAA ACATCTGAAGGAAATCTCTGAGCTGCAGGCCCATCAGCGAGGGGAAGTGGAGCTCCTGTATCGAAGACTTGGTAAAGTTCCTCCTCCTGGCCTGGGAGTTGCTGCACCACATGGCAGCCGTAGAAAGAGGTCCAGCAAGCACAGGCTGAAGCCAGGCAAACTTCTCAGCCCTCTGGTTCAACAGTTTAGAAATGTCACAACCAAAACTGGTGACTCTAGCAGATCCA GTACTGCTGCAGGTACGGGTGACAACACAGTTAGTTTAAATGGGTCTCCAGCTAAAGGGTCTTTCCCCACTCACAGCAGGGCCCGGTCATGCACCAGCCACCTTCCCAGCTCAACTTCGGAGCCTGTGCAGACTCAGCAGCCCTGCTCCCTTAAAGGCTCTTTATCTTCTGATAATATTTACGCTGGACTACACGGAGATGGAACTGGTACACAAGTGCCACCGGGGCAAG GCTGGTCTAATTACCCTCAACCATCTGAGAGAGTGACCTATAAATCGAGTACCAAGCCACGAGCTAGATTTCTCAGTGGGCCTGTGTCTTTATCTATCT GGGCGACTCTGAAGCGACTTTGTCTTGGTAAAGAGCGTGGTAGCA GGTCTGGAGCTTCAGCAGGGGCTTCCAATCAGTCACAGCAGCTGCCTGGGGGTGTCACACCTCCTCCACATCAGCCGGTGATAGGATTGGCCCAAGCTCAAGCTAATAACAGTAACAACAAAACAGGCACATACAGTAGCACATCCACGAGTGCCCACGATAGCAACCTGCCTGAAGACTTACAACGACTAATGGATGACTGGGCCCAGGAGGTTCTGATTGTCACCCACCGGCCTCGCACTAACTCTCTGAGTATCACTCGACCCCAGCTTTGGGATCAGGATCCACTTCAAACAAGTGAACACCTTGCTAGGGCTTCAGAT TTATTGCCATGGACAGCTCCAGGACCTGAGGCCTGTAGTCTGCCACTGTCCTGGCCTGACGGCCCTGGGTCAACAATGATCGCCACGCCGCCGGCAGGGGCGCATCCCTCTTATCAGCATCACTCTCCTGCTCCATTCAGGGCCTTGCCCTCACCTCTCTCTATTAGCCAGTGGCCTGGGTTTTTCTTTCCCCTTCCTTCAGGAGTCTTTGCCTTTCCTGCTGTGGCCTCAGCTCAGGATACCCACAGCTCCATTCCAGCACCATCATATCAGCCAACTGACCCAAAAGCGAGGACTCTCTAA